One stretch of Armigeres subalbatus isolate Guangzhou_Male chromosome 2, GZ_Asu_2, whole genome shotgun sequence DNA includes these proteins:
- the LOC134210550 gene encoding uncharacterized protein LOC134210550, with translation MAGYKCVNFGDLCRLCASSSGERIGIFSDEGKRKNLPVKITDSLKIKVYEKDRLPKSVCSKCLKQLEAHVEFRESVVKAQGMLESCLNSAKLKNGGMVYIKDDSAKDEQTSMMTTTDLTTPSPSPVAATITLPTIQTQSPTQAPAQVKLLPTIPLSSSAGLQHTATITSSPAMTPIIINTLPKGFAHASTAATGGGIKAATLMAQNSDFLTSIMQAVGIQTGETSVAAAAVAAAASTQESHHHQQQQQQLSMNQNNQQQQQQPLAQYTITVDGQTIKANQIHYKIQDGTGQAVLTASGAEVEQQGGSYQQMDEFLRMKTPVKTNRRELEKTPEPVSAAKMPKISVLIKSPPPQSTLVQQTPPKQNIIPVATVSSSPITLTPVSTSSSIASFSAAPSGTIFTSTPVAGTSLGSSTVKSTASIPVLDASKIMQANKCIVPIMLKAEGGGEQIALAPITNAADMNKSVVPNVQYVQMKLQPGPDGMFRLAPAQMPPALTLTPQGMQQFGISPLQTVQAQHAQQQPQIQIQPQQIQAQLTMPSVQVPLSNYLSLVEKSSQLQNQVSAAEVQPQQANIVITTQPVQQQSQPQQQQPQPQQQSPVQPTQHMQIVQRPPIQVQQQPTPQSQPKPPKPNPSPQQPPPPPTTTRRESTSQEQSQLNSSSDSLTSITNASIAATQQMKAITALSFKQEGHSDSQATGVSSQGTASGTASSNVSFTSCDVCSKSFKRKEHLMQHLKSHVGLRPFKCDESGCSKSFSRKEHLMRHIVSHTGKKLFACPICRKYFSRKDNLNKHKKTHQENNSSAPYRCTICSKHFYIKGQFLKHKQMHEMANEAQKSDKKSPVKVKVELPEIPQQLPTVQQPQPQQQHQPQHQIQQIQLSIPQQQQQQTQVQPQMQSMSLQPQQIFTIPAQLQNTIAGKAPIIHQLQIAMPTSMATATNQSTLQTVSASTLAGLGMGGVNTTAGTGGTKTAIIKSADGSSATVYTLPSNFIIDGTQFLGAAMQQQQQQQQQTRELMGSIGNIKIEQIT, from the exons ATGGCTGGATACAAATGTGTGAATTTTGGGGACTTGTGTCGGCTTTGTGCCAGCAGCAGTGGTGAGCGAATTGGAATTTTCTCAGACGAAGGGAAACGGAAAAATCTTCCGGTGAAAATCACGGACAGTCTCAAGATTAAG GTCTACGAAAAGGATCGTTTACCAAAAAGCGTTTGTTCAAAATGTTTGAAACAGTTGGAAGCTCATGTGGAATTCCGGGAGTCGGTTGTGAAGGCGCAGGGGATGCTGGAGAGTTGCCTAAACTCCGCCAAGCTTAAAAATGGTGGAATGGTCTACATAAAGGATGATTCAGCGAAAGATGAGCAGACgtcgatgatgacgacgactgATCTCACGACACCATCGCCGAGTCCAGTTGCTGCCACCATCACTCTCCCAACCATCCAAACCCAATCTCCGACACAAGCTCCTGCTCAAGTGAAGTTGCTTCCAACAATTCCCTTGAGTAGTTCAGCTGGGCTACAACATACGGCCACCATCACTTCCTCACCAGCCATGACACCCATCATTATCAACACTTTGCCGAAAGGATTCGCACATGCATCGACCGCAGCGACGGGAGGTGGGATTAAAGCAGCCACTCTCATGGCTCAGAACTCAGATTTTCTCACCAGCATTATGCAAGCCGTGGGGATACAAACGGGCGAGACTTCGGTGGCGGCTGCAGCTGTGGCAGCAGCAGCATCTACTCAAGAAAGTCACcaccaccagcagcagcagcaacaactgTCGATGAATCAGAATAatcagcagcaacaacagcagccgCTGGCACAGTACACAATAACTGTGGATGGCCAGACGATCAAGGCCAATCAGATCCACTACAAAATCCAGGACGGAACGGGGCAAGCCGTTTTGACGGCTTCCGGAGCTGAGGTAGAGCAGCAAGGCGGCTCGTATCAGCAGATGGACGAATTTCTGAGGATGAAGACGCCGGTTAAAACGAATAGAAGGGAGCTAGAGAAAACG CCTGAACCAGTCTCGGCAGCAAAAATGCCAAAGATTAGTGTCCTAATCAAATCGCCCCCTCCTCAATCTACGTTAGTTCAACAAACACCCCCCAAACAAAACATTATCCCGGTTGCCACGGTATCCAGCAGTCCCATCACCTTAACGCCTGTGTCCACCTCCAGCAGCATAGCCAGTTTTTCTGCGGCTCCTAGTGGCACGATATTTACGAGTACTCCTGTCGCCGGGACCTCACTTGGATCAAGCACCGTAAAATCTACCGCTTCTATTCCCGTACTGGATGCCAGCAAAATCATGCAAGCCAACAAATGCATCGTTCCCATTATGTTGAAAGCCGAAGGAGGTGGGGAACAAATTGCGCTTGCGCCCATTACGAATGCTGCGGACATGAACAAAAGTGTCGTTCCTAACGTTCAGTACGTGCAGATGAAACTGCAGCCCGGGCCAGATGGAATGTTCCGATTGGCTCCTGCTCAGATGCCACCAGCTCTAACGTTAACTCCCCAAGGCATGCAGCAATTCGGGATAAGTCCTCTGCAAACCGTTCAAGCGCAACACGCCCAACAGCAGCCTCAGATTCAAATACAACCGCAGCAAATCCAGGCACAGTTGACTATGCCAAGCGTCCAAGTTCCTTTGTCCAACTATCTCAGTCTAGTCGAAAAATCTTCCCAGCTCCAGAACCAAGTCTCAGCTGCCGAAGTACAGCCCCAGCAAGCTAACATAGTCATCACAACTCAACCCGTTCAACAACAATCCCAACCCCAACAACAGCAACCTCAACCCCAACAACAATCCCCAGTTCAACCAACGCAACACATGCAAATTGTACAAAGACCCCCGATACAAGTCCAGCAACAACCCACACCACAGAGTCAACCCAAACCTCCGAAACCCAATCCATCGCCCCAACAACCGCCACCGCCTCCGACAACCACCCGCCGCGAATCGACCTCCCAGGAACAATCCCAACTGAACAGTTCGTCGGATTCGTTGACCAGCATCACGAACGCATCCATTGCGGCCACCCAACAGATGAAGGCCATTACGGCGTTGTCTTTCAAACAGGAAGGCCACAGTGATTCACAGGCCACCGGTGTGAGTTCGCAGGGGACCGCCTCCGGTACGGCCTCATCCAACGTCAGTTTTACGTCGTGCGACGTGTGCTCGAAGTCGTTCAAGCGGAAGGAACATCTGATGCAGCACCTGAAATCGCACGTCGGCCTCAGGCCGTTCAAGTGCGATGAGAGCGGGTGCAGTAAGTCGTTCAGCCGGAAGGAGCATCTCATGAGGCACATCGTGTCCCACACGGGGAAGAAGCTGTTCGCTTGTCCCATCTGTCGGAAGTATTTCTCGCGGAAGGACAATCTCAATAAGCATAAGAA gACACATCAAGAGAATAACAGTTCAGCTCCATATCGTTGTACGATTTGTAGCAAGCACTTCTACATCAAGGGGCAGTTCTTGAAGCACAAACAAATGCACGAGATGGCAAACGAGGCGCAAAAG TCCGACAAGAAATCTCCAGTTAAGGTGAAAGTTGAACTGCCAGAAATACCACAACAGTTACCAACTGTCCAACAACCGCAACCGCAGCAACAACATCAACCCCAGCACCAAATCCAGCAAATACAACTGTCCATCccacagcagcagcaacaacaaaccCAAGTTCAACCCCAGATGCAGTCGATGTCGCTTCAGCCCCAGCAGATCTTTACCATTCCAGCCCAACTGCAGAACACCATCGCGGGCAAGGCACCCATCATCCACCAGTTGCAGATTGCGATGCCTACCAGCATGGCGACCGCCACCAACCAGAGCACCTTACAAACCGTTTCGGCCTCGACCCTAGCAGGACTAGGGATGGGAGGAGTCAACACCACCGCTGGTACCGGTGGGACCAAAACGGCCATCATAAAATCCGCCGATGGAAGCTCGGCCACCGTGTACACCCTTCCGTCGAACTTCATCATCGATGGGACGCAGTTTCTGGGGGCGGCGatgcagcagcaacaacagcaacagcagcagacgAGGGAACTGATGGGCAGCATCGGGAATATTAAGATCGAACAGATCACCTAG